A DNA window from Daucus carota subsp. sativus chromosome 3, DH1 v3.0, whole genome shotgun sequence contains the following coding sequences:
- the LOC135151739 gene encoding uncharacterized protein LOC135151739, with product MEDKKKNMALKSILIDEDENDEELNEELQNLDESEIALLTRQLRRVLQSKAQRYGKGFLKSNNQQRVFNSNGRPNYSPNYTPNYKSNYPTTGYNKGKINQSPNAYNHANNNHTYTPPKPKEQNPEEAQDVCFECKQPGHFKRECPKISKGRILVAENGWDLSEDEEISETNEEVVNLCLMALEDDSSSSDVSTSNDEVSSRTKVLHNLHLFSESSLHLLDMSKSDLIDLMVEINRISSSANQRTLSLWSEKENIEKLNKTQEEELSRIKDLNLKNEEEISSLCEQNDILKNEHNKSKDIIMRLEVENVSLVLQTEELENEKLQLNGDNTKLHIDLLNLKIQNDSLTQEKSTSVSEKDNLELVHALKEKDKIFELETQKLKDEHSKILAHALDQERILIDKLNILIKENENLEVVVQRFTKGNKMLDRMVHSKISYNHQGSGYDKNAQPKKFVQDKKQTTFVPTSPRYKCSYCNKDGHTVEYCKIKNGEIKGKYVWVRKGTKPYPKVDQKVRNKNVDNTQRKPRFSYVQQPISYQHRKTRYNAYSIGQTSRSRFIPSQHFCP from the coding sequence AtggaagacaaaaagaaaaatatggcttTGAAGTCCATATTAATCGATGAGGATGAAAACGACGAGGAGTTGAATGAAGAACTCCAAAATCTGGATGAAAGCGAGATCGCTCTCTTGACGAGACAACTCCGTCGTGTACTTCAAAGTAAAGCTCAAAGgtatggaaaaggcttccttaaatcgaataatcaacaaagagtttttaactctaatggaaggcctaattactctcCAAACTATACTCCAAATTATAAGAGTAATTATCCTACTACGGGCTATAACAAAGGCAAAATCAATCAAAGCCCTAATGCTTATAATCATGCCAATAACAACCATACTTACACTCCTCCTAaaccaaaagaacaaaatccggAGGAAGCACAAGATGTGTGTTTTGAGTGTAAGCAACCCGGTCACTTTAAACGGGAATGTCCTAAAATTTCTAAAGGAAGGATTCTCGTGGCTGAAAatggttgggatttaagtgaagatgaagaGATCTCGGAAACCAATGAAGAAGTGGTCAACTTGTGCTTGATGGCTCTCGAGGATGATTCTTCGTCATCGGATGTCTCCACTTCAAATGATGAGGTAAGTTCTCGAACTAAAGTCTTACATAACTTACATCTCTTTAGTGAATCTTCATTGCATTTATTGGATATGAGTAaaagtgatttgattgatttgatgGTTGAAATAAATAGAATAAGTAGCAGTGCTAATCAACGTACACTCTCACTATGGTCCGAGAAGGAAAATATTGAAAAGTTAAACAAAACTCAAGAAGAAGAGTTATCTCGGATTAAGgatttaaatcttaaaaatgaGGAAGAAATCTCATCTCTTTGTGAACAAAATGATATCTTGAAAAATGAGCATAATAAGAGTAAAGATATTATTATGAGATTAGAAGTTGAAAATGTTTCCTTAGTTCTACAAACCGAGGAATTAGAAAATGAGAAGCTACAATTAAATGGAGATAATACTAAGCTTCATATTGACTTGTTGAACTTGAAAATCCAAAATGATTCATTAACTCAAGAAAAATCAACTTCGGTTTCTGAAAAAGATAACCTTGAATTAGTTCATGCCTTGAAAGAAAAAGACAAGATATTTGAGTTAGAAACTCAAAAGTTGAAGGATGAACACTCCAAGATTTTAGCTCATGCCTTAGATCAAGAAAGAATtcttattgataaattaaatatcttGATTAAGGAAAATGAAAATCTTGAAGTTGTAGTTCAAAGGTTCACTAAGGGAAATAAGATGTTAGATAGAATGGTACATTCTAAGATATCATATAATCATCAAGGATcaggatatgataaaaatgctcaaccTAAAAAGTTTGTACAAGACAAGAAACAAACTACCTTTGTTCCCACTTCACCTAGATATAAATGTTCATATTGCAATAAAGATGGACATACGGTTGAATATTGTAAAATCAAGAATGGTGAGATTAAGGGGAAGTATGTATGGGTTCGTAAAGGAACAAAACCATATCCTAAGGTTGATCAAAAGGTGAGAAATAAAAACGTTGATAACACTCAAAGAAAACCACGTTTTAGTTATGTTCAACAACCTATTTCGTATCAACATAGGAAAACAAGGTATAATGCTTATTCGATTGGACAAACTTCTAGAAGTCGTTTTATTCCTAGTCAACATTTCTGTCCATAA
- the LOC135151421 gene encoding uncharacterized protein LOC135151421, translating to MAIEDGTIIPTKIVDDITIEKKVSEYTHNEEDRMNITAKEEMVLTSALEEKEYKRVNNCKSAQEMWNKLVVTYEGTIDRKDSRTDTLIQEYENFKLQDGENIIDMETRFTRIVDELAQLGKNYTRNEKNRRVLKSLPPSWKVKVTTIKEMHNLNDYHIDNLF from the coding sequence atggccatagaagatggtacaatTATTCCGACTAAAATAGTCGACGATATTActatcgaaaagaaagtaagtgaatatactcacaatgaggaagatagaatgaatatcACCGCTAAAGaggaaatggttctcacaagtgcacttgaagaaaaagaatataaacgagtaaacaattgcaagtccgcacaagaaatgtggaacaagttAGTAGTAACCTATGAAGGAACTATCGACAGAAAAGATTCTCGAACGGATACtttgatccaagaatacgagaacttcaaactccaagatggagaaaatatcatcgacatggaaacaagatttactcGTATAGTCGATGAATTAGCTCAACTCGGAAAGAATTATACTCGTAATGAGAAGAATCGTAGGGTTCTTAAATCTTtacctccgagttggaaagttaaagttacaactatcaaagagatgcacaatctcaatgattaccacatcgataacttattctga